The Humulus lupulus chromosome 3, drHumLupu1.1, whole genome shotgun sequence genome window below encodes:
- the LOC133824920 gene encoding putative NAC domain-containing protein 94 has translation MDHERSEGDKLEEVMLPGFRFHPTDEELVGFYLKRKIQQRPLSIELIKQLDIYKYDPWDLPKLASTGEKEWYFYCPRDRKYRNSTRPNRVTRAGFWKATGTDRPIYSSEGTKCIGLKKSLVFYKGRAAKGVKTDWMMHEFRLPTLTDHSVVPSKRLDYKNFPANDSWAICRIFKKTNSSAQRALSQSWVSHLPDQPSCTTQFSSDLTSNNNMSLVTKTSSPIQFCCTSTNRNDIQNSSTNTSSTSLTYPPVDFASFKAYHNSNINISSCGDQFSPASFLFSAPPDNISPSMLLNTSSVLGDHRHDHFGSKASHDHQGVDLICGISQDQCTNDVNGFSMGFPYELFQGNILGNMVSSSTTTTSTDQSSMVKNHDDQDQTWEAVRSLGFNPYNSLPLPPLNTAMTDPWKPSLLWDSSSPCPTETSTNFPNSSNKCYT, from the exons ATGGATCATGAGAGAAGTGAAGGAGATAAATTGGAGGAAGTGATGCTGCCTGGTTTTAGATTTCACCCAACTGACGAGGAGCTTGTTGGGTTTTATCTAAAGAGAAAGATTCAACAGCGCCCTCTCTCGATTGAGCTCATCAAGCAACTTGACATCTATAAATATGATCCTTGGGATCTCCCta AGTTGGCGAGCACCGGAGAGAAAGAGTGGTATTTCTACTGCCCTAGGGATAGGAAGTACAGGAACAGCACCAGACCCAACCGGGTGACCAGAGCGGGGTTTTGGAAAGCCACAGGGACCGACCGCCCCATTTACTCGTCGGAGGGCACCAAATGTATTGGCTTGAAGAAATCTCTTGTTTTCTACAAAGGCAGAGCTGCTAAGGGCGTCAAAACTGACTGGATGATGCATGAGTTTCGCCTACCGACTCTCACCGATCACTCAGTTGTGCCATCAAAGAGATTGGACTACAAAAATTTCCCTGCTAAT GATTCTTGGGCAATATGTAGAATATTCAAGAAAACCAACTCATCAGCTCAAAGAGCTCTCTCTCAGTCTTGGGTTTCTCACTTACCAGATCAACCAAGCTGTACTACTCAGTTTAGTTCAGATCTGACGAGCAATAATAATATGTCACTAGTGACAAAAACTAGTTCACCGATCCAGTTTTGTTGTACTAGTACTAATAGAAATGACATACAAAACTCCTCTACCAATACTAGTAGCACAAGTTTGACTTACCCTCCCGTTGACTTTGCTTCTTTCAAAGCCTATCATAACTCCAATATTAACATTTCAAGCTGTGGAGATCAATTTTCCCCAGCTAGCTTCCTCTTTTCAGCCCCTCCAGATAATATATCTCCTTCCATGTTACTAAACACGTCTTCGGTGCTTGGAGATCATAGGCATGATCATTTTGGCTCTAAGGCCTCTCATGATCATCAGGGTGTTGATTTGATCTGTGGAATATCACAGGACCAATGTACTAACGATGTTAATGGCTTCTCAATGGGGTTTCCATATGAGCTTTTTCAAGGGAATATTCTTGGCAACATGGTTAgtagtagtactactactactagtacagATCAAAGTTCAATGGTCAAGAATCATGATGATCAAGATCAGACGTGGGAGGCTGTTCGATCCCTTGGTTTTAATCCATATAATAGTTTACCGTTGCCACCTTTGAATACGGCTATGACGGATCCATGGAAGCCGAGCTTGCTCTGGGACTCTTCGTCGCCATGTCCAACTGAGACGTCAACAAATTTTCCCAATAGCAGTAACAAATGCTATACTTAG